One Streptomyces sp. RPA4-2 genomic window carries:
- a CDS encoding cellulase family glycosylhydrolase encodes MPAQAAAAPSSPSRAAAASGAGYWHTDGRRILDAQNQPVRMAGVNWFGFETANYVAHGLWSRDYRSMIDQMKTLGYNTIRLPYSDDIFKGTQPNGITYANGLNTDLQGLNSLQVMDKIVDYAGSVGLKVVLDRHRPDSSAQSALWYTSAVPETTWIADLEALAARYQGNTAVIGIDLHNEPHDPACWGCGDTSTDWRLAAERAGNAVLSVNPSLLIFVEGVQTVNGQSNWWGGNLAGVATAPVRLSVANRIVYSAHDYATSVAQQPWFNDPSFPANMPAIWDKNWGYIFKQNIAPVWLGEFGTTLQSTVDQKWLAALVDYLRPTSTYGADSFNWTFWSWNPDSGDTGGILKDDWQTVDTVKDGYLAGIKAPGFAGGGGGGGGDTTAPSTPTGLAVTGTTASSVALSWNASTDDTGVAGYEVYRGTAKVGQVTGTSFTDPGLTAGTRYDYAVRARDAAGNTSPASASVTATTAGTGGGSSGCKATYKVSSDWGSGFNADITVTNTGSSTTKSWQVTWEWPGNQTISAMWNASYSQVGRSVTASNADHNGAIAAGASTGFGFGAAPGGAGTPVLSCRAG; translated from the coding sequence ATGCCCGCGCAGGCGGCCGCCGCACCCTCCTCCCCGTCGCGTGCGGCGGCCGCATCCGGCGCCGGCTACTGGCACACCGACGGCCGCCGGATCCTCGACGCGCAGAACCAGCCGGTGCGCATGGCCGGCGTCAACTGGTTCGGGTTCGAGACGGCCAACTACGTCGCGCACGGACTCTGGTCGCGCGACTACAGGTCGATGATCGACCAGATGAAGACCCTGGGTTACAACACCATCCGCCTGCCCTACAGCGACGACATCTTCAAGGGCACCCAGCCCAACGGCATCACGTATGCCAACGGCCTGAACACCGACCTGCAGGGCCTCAACTCGCTCCAGGTGATGGACAAGATCGTCGACTACGCGGGCTCGGTCGGTCTCAAGGTCGTACTCGACCGCCATCGGCCCGACTCCTCGGCCCAGTCGGCGCTCTGGTACACCTCCGCCGTCCCCGAGACCACGTGGATCGCCGATCTCGAGGCCCTGGCGGCCCGCTACCAGGGCAACACCGCGGTGATCGGGATCGACCTGCACAACGAGCCGCACGATCCCGCCTGTTGGGGATGCGGCGACACGAGCACCGACTGGCGGCTCGCCGCCGAACGGGCCGGCAACGCGGTCCTGTCCGTCAACCCCAGCCTGCTGATCTTCGTCGAGGGCGTCCAGACGGTGAACGGCCAGAGCAACTGGTGGGGCGGCAATCTCGCCGGGGTCGCCACAGCGCCGGTGCGACTGAGCGTCGCCAACCGCATCGTCTACTCGGCCCACGACTACGCCACCAGCGTCGCCCAGCAACCGTGGTTCAACGACCCCTCGTTCCCGGCGAACATGCCGGCCATATGGGACAAGAACTGGGGCTACATCTTCAAACAGAACATCGCCCCCGTCTGGCTCGGAGAGTTCGGCACCACCCTGCAGTCGACGGTCGATCAGAAGTGGCTCGCCGCGCTCGTCGACTATCTGCGCCCCACGAGCACATACGGGGCCGACAGCTTCAACTGGACTTTCTGGTCGTGGAATCCGGACTCCGGCGACACGGGAGGCATCCTCAAGGACGACTGGCAGACCGTGGACACCGTCAAGGACGGCTACCTCGCCGGCATCAAGGCACCGGGCTTCGCCGGAGGAGGAGGAGGAGGAGGAGGAGACACGACCGCGCCCTCGACACCGACCGGACTGGCCGTGACCGGTACCACCGCGTCGAGTGTGGCCCTGTCATGGAACGCGTCCACCGACGACACCGGGGTCGCCGGCTACGAGGTCTACCGGGGCACGGCGAAGGTCGGTCAGGTCACCGGCACGTCCTTCACCGACCCGGGCCTCACCGCGGGGACCCGCTACGACTACGCGGTGCGGGCTCGCGACGCGGCCGGGAACACCTCTCCGGCGTCCGCGTCGGTCACCGCGACGACCGCCGGCACCGGGGGCGGCTCCAGCGGATGCAAGGCCACCTACAAGGTGAGCAGCGACTGGGGCAGCGGGTTCAACGCCGACATCACGGTCACCAACACGGGCTCCTCGACGACCAAGTCGTGGCAGGTCACCTGGGAGTGGCCGGGCAACCAGACCATCTCCGCAATGTGGAACGCCTCCTACAGCCAGGTCGGCAGGTCGGTGACCGCGAGCAACGCCGACCACAACGGCGCCATCGCGGCGGGCGCCTCAACCGGCTTCGGCTTCGGCGCGGCACCTGGCGGCGCCGGCACCCCGGTCCTGAGCTGCCGGGCCGGCTAG
- a CDS encoding glycoside hydrolase family 6 protein — protein MPSRRPDSTVRRSGPKRTAALAVGALIGALSITALPTTATAAAKLDNPYVGAKAYVNPDWSARAAAEPGGSAISNQPTFVWLDRMAAIQGTADARGLKAHLDAAKAQGANLVQLVIYDLPGRDCAALASNGELGPDDLATYQSNYIDPIAAILADPAYASLRIVNLIEPDSLPNLVTNAGGTAGSTTQCATMKANGNYEKGVGYALHKLGALPNAYNYIDAGHHGWLGWDSNLTPSAQEFKKAATTNGATVNDVTGFIVNTANYSATKEPYVKVTDTVNGQTVRQSKWIDWNQYDDESSYAQGLRTALVAQGFDAGIGMLIDTSRNGWGGSARPTGPGPTTSVDAYVDGGRIDRRIHAGNWCNQSGAGLGERPATAPDTGIDAYVWAKPPGESDGASQAVDNDEGKGFDRMCDPTYTGNGRNGNNLTGALPNSPLAGHWFSAQFRQLLANANPPVSGSGGGGGDTQAPTVPGGLTVSSTTSNSATLSWSASTDNTAVTGYDVYRDGTKVGSATTTSYTDSGLAASTTYQYTVKAKDAAGNVSASSTAVSATTKASGGGGGTPGLKAQYKNNDSSTGDNGVRPGLKLVNGGSNTVDLSKVTIRYWFTGESSSAGYQTFCDWAQLGCSTVKTSVSAVSPSRTGADHYLEVGFTSGSLAAGADSGDLQLRMAKSDWSNFDESDDYSRGANSSYADAAKVTVYVAGTLVWGTEP, from the coding sequence ATGCCTTCCCGTAGACCCGACTCCACCGTGCGCCGAAGCGGACCGAAGCGGACCGCCGCTCTGGCCGTCGGCGCCCTCATCGGAGCCCTGTCCATCACCGCCCTCCCGACCACCGCGACCGCGGCCGCCAAGCTCGACAACCCCTATGTCGGCGCGAAGGCGTACGTGAATCCCGACTGGTCGGCCAGGGCCGCGGCCGAGCCGGGTGGTTCGGCCATCTCCAACCAGCCCACCTTCGTCTGGCTGGACCGGATGGCCGCGATCCAGGGCACCGCCGACGCCCGTGGTCTGAAAGCGCACCTCGACGCGGCCAAGGCGCAGGGCGCCAACCTCGTCCAGCTGGTCATCTACGATCTGCCGGGCCGTGACTGTGCGGCCCTCGCCTCCAACGGCGAACTCGGCCCCGACGACCTGGCCACCTACCAGAGCAACTACATCGACCCGATCGCCGCGATCCTCGCCGACCCGGCCTATGCGAGTCTGCGGATCGTCAACCTCATCGAACCCGACTCGCTGCCCAACCTCGTGACCAATGCGGGCGGCACGGCCGGCTCCACGACCCAGTGCGCCACCATGAAGGCGAACGGCAACTACGAGAAGGGCGTCGGCTACGCCCTGCACAAGCTCGGTGCCCTTCCCAACGCCTACAACTACATCGACGCCGGCCACCACGGCTGGCTCGGCTGGGACAGCAACCTCACCCCGTCCGCCCAGGAGTTCAAGAAGGCCGCCACCACCAACGGTGCCACCGTGAACGACGTGACGGGCTTCATCGTCAACACCGCCAACTACTCCGCCACCAAAGAGCCGTACGTCAAGGTCACGGACACGGTGAACGGCCAGACGGTGCGCCAGTCCAAGTGGATCGACTGGAACCAGTACGACGACGAGAGTTCGTACGCGCAGGGGCTGCGTACCGCGCTCGTCGCTCAGGGCTTCGACGCCGGCATCGGCATGCTCATCGACACCTCGCGCAATGGTTGGGGCGGTTCGGCCCGGCCGACCGGTCCCGGCCCGACGACGAGTGTCGACGCCTACGTGGACGGCGGCCGCATCGACCGGCGCATCCACGCCGGCAACTGGTGCAACCAGAGCGGGGCAGGCCTCGGTGAGCGCCCGGCGACCGCACCCGACACCGGGATCGACGCCTACGTGTGGGCCAAGCCGCCGGGTGAGTCGGACGGGGCCAGCCAGGCCGTCGACAACGACGAGGGCAAGGGCTTCGACCGGATGTGCGACCCCACGTACACCGGGAACGGGCGCAACGGAAACAACCTCACCGGGGCACTGCCCAACTCCCCGCTCGCCGGACACTGGTTCTCCGCCCAGTTCCGCCAGCTGCTCGCCAACGCGAACCCGCCGGTGAGCGGATCGGGTGGCGGTGGCGGTGACACGCAGGCCCCGACCGTTCCCGGCGGCCTCACGGTCAGCTCCACGACGAGCAACAGCGCCACCCTGAGCTGGAGCGCGTCCACGGACAACACCGCGGTCACCGGATACGACGTCTACCGCGACGGCACCAAGGTCGGCAGCGCCACCACCACGTCCTACACCGACAGCGGACTCGCCGCCTCCACCACCTACCAGTACACCGTCAAGGCCAAGGACGCGGCCGGCAACGTCTCGGCCTCGTCCACGGCGGTGTCCGCCACCACCAAGGCATCGGGCGGAGGAGGAGGCACGCCGGGCCTCAAGGCGCAGTACAAGAACAACGACTCCTCCACCGGTGACAACGGGGTCAGGCCGGGCCTCAAGCTCGTCAACGGCGGTTCCAACACGGTCGATCTGTCCAAGGTGACCATCCGCTACTGGTTCACCGGGGAGTCCTCATCCGCCGGCTACCAGACCTTCTGCGACTGGGCACAGCTCGGCTGCTCCACGGTGAAGACTTCCGTGAGCGCCGTCTCTCCGAGCCGCACGGGTGCGGACCACTATCTGGAGGTGGGCTTCACCTCCGGTTCGCTGGCCGCCGGAGCCGACAGCGGTGATCTCCAGTTGCGCATGGCCAAGTCGGACTGGTCGAACTTCGACGAGTCCGACGACTACAGCCGCGGCGCCAACAGCTCCTACGCGGACGCGGCGAAGGTGACCGTGTACGTGGCGGGCACCCTCGTCTGGGGCACCGAGCCGTAG
- a CDS encoding ABC transporter substrate-binding protein produces the protein MRTKSRRSKAIAVGITAALGLGLLTGCASSTGPGKPDREITVWSQENLPDRIAVTQKIIKGFEKKTGIKVHLVGVDEGQMPQLIMSGAASGTLPDVIGAAPMGQVWQMYSNGLLNTEIPQQIVDELGPKTFNANALKLTSDGGKNLGVPSSAWLQLLVYRKDQLDAQHLQAPDTYAKALSAAKALTTKGRYGISAATDPGDAFTSQSFESLALADDCQLVDDRHQVALDSPECRTAFKTYDQLARAYGAPGTQTVDSTRSTYFAGQSSMIIWSSFLLDELAGLRKDALPSCTECKNDARYLARNSGITTAMQGPDAADAAQFGEITSWVTTKTAETEASRQFIEYMMGTGYESWFGMAPEGMIPVRAGTAAQPERYLDAWRHSEIGVDTKKPFDEVYPPSLLNQLAAGVSNMRRWGITQGEGALVGATNGELPVPKAIGAMTGGQISPSEAAHEADDEVTALQKSLQ, from the coding sequence ATGCGCACCAAGAGCCGGCGATCGAAGGCGATCGCGGTGGGCATCACGGCAGCCTTGGGACTGGGGCTGCTCACGGGCTGCGCCAGCAGCACGGGGCCCGGAAAGCCAGACCGGGAGATCACGGTCTGGTCCCAGGAGAACCTCCCGGATCGCATCGCCGTGACCCAGAAGATCATCAAGGGGTTCGAGAAGAAGACCGGCATCAAGGTCCATCTCGTCGGCGTCGACGAGGGCCAGATGCCTCAACTGATCATGTCGGGCGCCGCCTCGGGCACGCTGCCGGACGTCATCGGCGCCGCCCCCATGGGCCAGGTCTGGCAGATGTACAGCAACGGCCTGCTCAACACCGAGATACCTCAGCAGATCGTCGACGAGCTGGGGCCGAAGACGTTCAACGCCAACGCGCTGAAGCTGACCTCGGACGGCGGCAAGAACCTCGGCGTCCCCTCCAGCGCCTGGCTGCAGCTGCTGGTCTACCGCAAGGACCAGCTCGACGCGCAGCACCTCCAGGCACCCGATACCTACGCCAAGGCGCTCAGCGCGGCCAAGGCGCTGACCACGAAGGGGCGGTACGGCATCTCCGCCGCCACCGACCCGGGCGACGCCTTCACCTCACAGAGCTTCGAGAGCCTCGCGCTCGCCGACGACTGCCAGCTCGTCGACGACCGGCACCAGGTCGCCCTCGACTCCCCGGAGTGCCGGACCGCGTTCAAGACCTATGACCAGCTCGCCCGCGCCTACGGTGCCCCGGGCACCCAGACCGTGGACTCCACTCGCTCCACCTACTTCGCAGGCCAGTCCTCCATGATCATCTGGTCCTCGTTCCTCCTGGACGAGCTCGCCGGTCTGCGCAAGGACGCCCTGCCCAGCTGCACGGAGTGCAAGAACGACGCGCGCTACCTCGCGCGCAACAGCGGCATCACCACCGCGATGCAGGGCCCCGACGCCGCCGACGCGGCCCAGTTCGGCGAGATCACCTCATGGGTGACCACGAAGACCGCCGAGACGGAGGCCTCACGCCAGTTCATCGAGTACATGATGGGCACGGGATACGAGTCCTGGTTCGGCATGGCACCCGAGGGCATGATCCCCGTCCGCGCGGGCACCGCCGCACAGCCCGAGCGCTACCTCGACGCCTGGCGCCACAGCGAGATCGGGGTCGACACCAAGAAGCCCTTCGACGAGGTGTATCCCCCGAGCCTGCTCAACCAACTCGCGGCCGGCGTCAGCAACATGCGGCGCTGGGGCATCACCCAGGGCGAAGGCGCGCTCGTCGGCGCCACCAACGGTGAACTGCCCGTGCCCAAGGCGATCGGCGCGATGACCGGCGGTCAGATCTCGCCCTCCGAAGCGGCCCACGAGGCCGACGACGAAGTCACCGCCCTGCAGAAGTCCCTCCAGTAG
- a CDS encoding glycogen debranching N-terminal domain-containing protein, producing MTSADDRVQLVRDATFARVDAAGGISGTRGTAPDGLFLRDARHLSLWHLTVDGTAPVALVPATAETDDKALSVLTPRGTRDNPPAYTVFREQSVSAGMLTEHLRLVSNRPDPVTALVEITVDADFADLFELRADDRHYDKPGARHEIHRTDDGLVFDYRRADWHSRTTVVGRPAPTGLDAAPDTPSARTLSWRLRLDAHGQTDLHLTVRARPHGQAAETPTVARPHRQTASAADDLTRTCERGLADVDLLTIPVTGVDGETAAVPAAGIPWFLTLFGRDSLLTSYFLLPYRPETAAATLSALAATQGQDHDPVSGEQPGRIVHETRHGELAHFRQIPYGRYYGAVDATPLFLVLLHAHYRTTGDRALAVRLEQHARRAVDWMLTDGGLDEHGYLTYQPDPNGLVNQNWKDSAGAVCFADGTQAQGPIAVSEAQGYAYDALIRTAELAAAVWQDESYAHRLRETAARLRARFAADFWMPDAGFPALALDGQGRQVDALASDAGHLLWSGILDQELARRVGQRLLLPDFFSGWAIRTLAAGQKPYHPLSYHRGSAWPHDNAVIVLGLARHGLAEQARTVADGLIAAAVHHGYRLPEVLAGYDRTATARPVPYPHSCSPQAWAAATPLALRTALQML from the coding sequence ATGACCTCGGCCGACGACCGCGTCCAGCTCGTACGGGACGCCACCTTCGCCCGCGTGGACGCCGCCGGGGGCATCAGCGGCACCCGCGGCACCGCACCCGACGGACTGTTCCTGCGCGACGCCCGCCACCTCAGCCTCTGGCACCTCACGGTCGACGGCACCGCACCCGTCGCCCTGGTGCCCGCCACCGCCGAGACCGACGACAAGGCGCTGTCCGTCCTGACCCCGCGGGGAACCCGGGACAACCCGCCCGCCTACACCGTCTTCCGCGAACAGTCCGTCAGCGCTGGAATGCTGACCGAGCATCTGCGCCTGGTCAGCAACCGTCCCGACCCGGTCACCGCTCTCGTGGAGATCACCGTCGACGCCGACTTCGCGGACCTGTTCGAGCTGCGCGCGGACGACCGGCACTACGACAAGCCCGGCGCCCGGCACGAGATCCACCGCACCGACGACGGACTGGTCTTCGACTACCGACGAGCCGACTGGCACTCCCGCACCACCGTCGTCGGCCGCCCTGCCCCCACGGGCCTCGACGCCGCGCCGGACACTCCGAGCGCGCGCACACTGAGCTGGCGGCTGCGACTCGACGCCCACGGTCAGACCGATCTCCACCTGACCGTCCGCGCCCGACCCCACGGGCAGGCGGCGGAAACACCCACCGTCGCACGGCCGCACCGGCAGACGGCATCGGCTGCCGACGACCTGACCCGTACCTGTGAGCGGGGGCTGGCCGACGTTGATCTGCTGACCATCCCGGTCACGGGCGTGGACGGCGAGACAGCCGCCGTCCCCGCGGCAGGCATCCCCTGGTTCCTCACCCTGTTCGGCCGCGACTCACTGCTGACCTCCTACTTCCTGTTGCCCTACCGGCCGGAGACGGCGGCCGCCACGCTGAGCGCCCTGGCCGCCACCCAGGGCCAGGACCACGACCCCGTGAGCGGCGAGCAGCCCGGACGCATCGTCCATGAGACCCGTCACGGCGAGCTCGCACACTTCCGGCAGATCCCCTACGGCCGCTACTACGGCGCCGTCGACGCCACTCCTCTGTTCCTGGTGCTGCTCCACGCCCACTACCGGACGACCGGCGACCGGGCCCTCGCCGTCCGGCTTGAGCAGCACGCCAGGCGGGCCGTCGACTGGATGCTCACCGACGGCGGCCTGGACGAGCACGGCTACCTCACCTACCAGCCCGACCCGAACGGTCTGGTCAACCAGAACTGGAAGGACTCGGCGGGTGCCGTCTGCTTCGCCGACGGCACCCAGGCACAAGGCCCCATCGCCGTCTCGGAAGCACAGGGCTACGCCTACGACGCCCTGATCCGCACCGCGGAACTGGCGGCCGCCGTCTGGCAGGACGAGTCCTACGCCCACCGCCTGCGCGAGACCGCCGCGAGGCTGCGCGCCCGCTTCGCCGCCGACTTCTGGATGCCCGACGCCGGCTTTCCCGCTCTGGCCCTGGACGGCCAGGGACGTCAGGTCGACGCCCTGGCCTCCGACGCCGGGCATCTGCTGTGGTCGGGGATCTTGGACCAGGAACTCGCCCGCCGTGTCGGGCAGCGCCTGCTGCTGCCCGACTTCTTCTCGGGCTGGGCGATCCGCACACTCGCGGCGGGGCAGAAGCCCTATCACCCGCTGTCGTACCACCGCGGCAGCGCATGGCCGCACGACAACGCCGTCATCGTGCTCGGCCTGGCCCGACACGGACTCGCGGAACAAGCACGCACCGTCGCCGACGGTTTGATCGCGGCAGCCGTTCATCACGGATACCGCCTGCCCGAGGTACTGGCCGGCTACGACCGCACCGCCACGGCGCGACCGGTGCCCTACCCCCACTCGTGCTCGCCACAGGCCTGGGCCGCGGCCACGCCTCTAGCCCTGCGAACGGCACTGCAGATGCTGTGA
- a CDS encoding sugar phosphate isomerase/epimerase family protein — translation MLKTAAQEQLLPGDTLQAKWEFAQAAGYDAIELRGKGDLHFASRLDELKQARKDGVVMPTVCVDMLHFLGAFDTDLRRDAVTQMKSQLTVIAEIGGVGAQTPASYGMFSRRLPPFEPPRSEAEDREVLLAGLAELGEHARKEGVTLFLEPLNRYEDHMVNRLEQAADLIRATGLDSVRIGIDSYHMNIEETDPAAAILAHADVIGHAQVSDSNRFQPGAGHLDWSAWLGALHTIGYDGHLALECRLTGDPADAVRSVPAFLKRSGA, via the coding sequence ATGCTCAAGACCGCGGCGCAGGAACAGCTCCTGCCCGGAGACACCCTGCAGGCCAAGTGGGAGTTCGCCCAGGCGGCGGGCTACGACGCCATCGAACTGCGCGGCAAGGGCGACCTGCACTTCGCCTCCCGCCTCGACGAACTGAAGCAGGCACGCAAGGACGGCGTGGTCATGCCCACGGTGTGCGTCGACATGCTGCACTTCCTCGGCGCCTTCGACACGGACCTGCGCCGGGACGCCGTCACCCAGATGAAGTCGCAGCTCACCGTGATCGCCGAGATCGGCGGCGTGGGCGCCCAGACCCCCGCCTCGTACGGCATGTTCTCCCGTCGCCTGCCGCCCTTCGAACCCCCGCGCAGCGAGGCGGAGGACCGCGAGGTCCTGTTGGCCGGTCTCGCCGAGCTGGGCGAGCACGCCCGCAAGGAGGGCGTCACGCTCTTCCTCGAGCCGCTCAACCGGTACGAGGACCACATGGTCAACCGGCTGGAACAGGCCGCCGACCTGATCCGTGCCACCGGCCTGGACTCGGTGCGGATCGGTATCGACAGCTATCACATGAACATCGAGGAGACCGACCCCGCGGCCGCGATCCTCGCCCACGCCGACGTCATCGGACACGCCCAGGTCTCCGACTCCAACCGCTTCCAGCCCGGAGCCGGCCACCTCGACTGGTCCGCCTGGCTCGGCGCCCTGCACACCATCGGATACGACGGCCACCTCGCTCTCGAGTGCCGGCTGACCGGGGACCCCGCCGACGCCGTCCGCTCCGTGCCCGCCTTCCTCAAGAGGTCCGGCGCGTGA
- a CDS encoding trehalase family glycosidase → MKSLLDRPAPTAAAPLTVRRGAARVLIDNWTGTSTVPSRTLYPHQWSWDSAFIAIGLRHLSVRRAQQELESLLSAQWADGRIPHIVFNSAVPDDAYFPSPDFWRSSTAGRAAGAPAGPETSGIVQPPVHALAAWLVHRADPEESRRRGFLTRVVPRLAAWHDYLLDRRDLGGAGLAAAVHPWEPGMDNSPCWDQALRRVVPAAPEAFQRADLDHGHPADRPTDLDYGRYVRLVTDYRETGYDDRALRHAFAVEDPCFNALLIVSERALAAMAEETGADSTAHTARADALTQHLVTRLWDERAGLFRVRDLATDTLVEEQGVTGLIPLIVPYLPRHIVSRLVETLTGPHFHAQATRLVPSYALTGHAFDAQRYWRGPAWFNTAWLIHLGLRTHGREQEAERLRRGFLEEAAHSDFAEYIDPITGAARGARHFSWTAALTLDLLCADLKEPTP, encoded by the coding sequence GTGAAGTCCCTCCTGGACCGGCCTGCGCCCACCGCCGCCGCACCCCTGACAGTGCGGCGCGGTGCGGCGCGGGTCCTCATCGACAACTGGACCGGTACCTCCACCGTTCCCTCTCGCACCCTCTACCCGCACCAGTGGAGCTGGGACTCGGCCTTCATCGCGATCGGGCTGCGCCACCTGTCGGTACGCCGAGCCCAGCAGGAACTGGAGTCGCTGCTGTCCGCGCAGTGGGCCGACGGACGCATCCCGCACATCGTCTTCAACTCCGCCGTACCCGACGACGCCTACTTCCCCAGCCCCGACTTCTGGCGCTCCTCGACCGCCGGCCGTGCCGCGGGCGCACCGGCGGGCCCCGAGACCTCGGGCATCGTCCAACCCCCGGTGCACGCGCTGGCCGCCTGGCTCGTGCACCGCGCGGACCCCGAGGAGTCGCGACGACGCGGATTCCTGACCCGAGTGGTTCCACGCCTCGCCGCCTGGCACGACTATCTCCTCGACCGCCGTGACCTCGGCGGCGCAGGACTGGCCGCCGCGGTCCACCCCTGGGAGCCCGGCATGGACAACAGTCCCTGCTGGGACCAGGCCCTGCGGCGCGTCGTCCCCGCCGCGCCGGAGGCCTTCCAGCGTGCGGACCTGGATCACGGCCATCCCGCCGACCGGCCCACCGACCTCGACTACGGCCGCTACGTCCGCCTGGTGACCGACTACCGCGAAACCGGCTACGACGACCGCGCGCTGCGGCACGCCTTCGCGGTGGAAGACCCGTGCTTCAACGCACTGCTGATCGTCAGCGAACGGGCCCTGGCCGCCATGGCCGAGGAGACGGGCGCCGACTCGACGGCGCACACCGCGCGCGCCGACGCCCTCACCCAGCACCTGGTCACCCGGCTGTGGGACGAGCGCGCGGGCCTGTTCCGCGTCCGCGACCTGGCCACCGACACCCTGGTCGAGGAGCAGGGCGTCACCGGTCTGATCCCGCTCATCGTTCCGTACCTGCCGCGGCACATCGTCAGCCGCCTCGTCGAGACGCTCACCGGCCCGCACTTCCACGCACAGGCCACACGCCTCGTGCCGAGCTACGCCCTGACCGGCCACGCCTTCGACGCCCAGCGCTACTGGCGCGGTCCCGCCTGGTTCAACACCGCCTGGCTGATCCACCTGGGACTGCGTACCCACGGCCGGGAACAGGAGGCCGAGCGACTGCGACGGGGCTTCCTCGAGGAGGCGGCGCACTCCGACTTCGCCGAGTACATCGACCCCATCACCGGTGCCGCGCGCGGCGCCCGGCACTTCTCGTGGACCGCCGCCCTCACCCTCGACCTCCTGTGTGCCGACCTCAAGGAGCCCACGCCATGA
- a CDS encoding zinc-binding alcohol dehydrogenase: MERVVQFTGPLQVELTEQAGADLAAGHLRVRTRYSGISAGTELTAYRGTNPYLTRTWDPQARLFRDGAAGIQYPVAGWGYSEVGEVVEVAPDLVGTPGLPQPGDLVWGIWGHRSEGIVPAERMIGHTLPAGLEPLAGAFARVGAIAYNAVLAGDIHLGEDVAVFGQGVIGLLTTRLAQLNGARVTAVDALDGRLETAKRYGAHHTLNARTDAVAERVREATGGVGADLAIEISGAYPALHEALRSVAAGGRVVASGFYQGDGIGLRLGDEFHHNRVQLICSQIGGVPPQLSHRWSVERLQQTFLRLVAEGQVDVTSLVSHVVPAADAAEAYELLDQRPAEALQVVLEF; encoded by the coding sequence GTGGAACGCGTCGTCCAATTCACCGGCCCCCTTCAGGTGGAGCTGACCGAGCAGGCCGGAGCCGATCTGGCCGCCGGGCATCTGAGGGTCCGCACCCGCTACTCGGGCATCTCGGCCGGCACCGAACTCACCGCCTACCGCGGCACCAATCCGTATCTGACACGGACCTGGGACCCGCAGGCTCGGCTGTTCCGCGACGGCGCGGCCGGCATCCAGTACCCCGTGGCCGGGTGGGGCTACTCGGAGGTCGGCGAGGTCGTCGAGGTCGCTCCGGACCTGGTCGGCACGCCGGGCCTGCCGCAGCCGGGCGACCTGGTCTGGGGCATCTGGGGCCACCGCAGCGAGGGGATCGTCCCCGCCGAACGCATGATCGGCCACACGCTGCCCGCGGGCCTCGAACCGCTGGCCGGCGCCTTCGCCCGGGTCGGCGCCATCGCCTACAACGCCGTCCTGGCCGGTGACATCCACCTCGGCGAGGACGTCGCCGTCTTCGGCCAAGGCGTCATCGGGCTGCTCACCACCCGCCTCGCCCAGCTCAACGGCGCCCGTGTCACCGCCGTCGACGCGCTCGACGGCCGCCTGGAGACCGCCAAGCGCTACGGCGCACACCACACCCTCAACGCCCGCACCGACGCCGTCGCCGAACGGGTCCGCGAGGCAACCGGCGGCGTCGGCGCCGACCTCGCCATCGAGATCAGCGGCGCCTACCCCGCCCTGCACGAGGCCCTGCGCTCGGTCGCCGCCGGCGGCCGTGTGGTGGCCTCCGGCTTCTACCAGGGCGACGGCATCGGACTGCGGCTGGGCGACGAGTTCCACCACAATCGCGTCCAACTCATCTGCTCACAGATCGGCGGCGTCCCGCCCCAGCTGTCCCACCGCTGGAGCGTGGAGCGCCTCCAGCAGACCTTCCTGCGGCTCGTCGCCGAGGGACAGGTGGACGTCACCTCCCTCGTCAGTCATGTCGTCCCGGCCGCCGACGCCGCCGAGGCCTACGAGCTGCTGGACCAGCGCCCCGCTGAGGCGCTGCAGGTCGTGCTGGAATTCTGA